One Vitis riparia cultivar Riparia Gloire de Montpellier isolate 1030 chromosome 4, EGFV_Vit.rip_1.0, whole genome shotgun sequence genomic window carries:
- the LOC117913601 gene encoding lipid phosphate phosphatase epsilon 1, chloroplastic isoform X1, with the protein MSGATTLLHRSPFPFSPKPHRSLKPISIPAFSTSNLAFSGGFSSEKFVFRKNRVGGPLTMTELVRTSAFRDGNDDEGATMIEEEAFITGSSEFPADIVAGGLEATLNRLSKWLVAALFGIVILWRHDAESLWAAMGSVLNTVLSVTLKQILNQERPVSALRSGPGMPSSHAQSIFFTVVFTILSVVEWLGINGLTLTISGLALALGSYLSWLRVSQQFHTISQVLVGSAVGSVFCILWLWSWEAFVLNAYTSYLWVRVLVIVGAVGFCLGFVLHVIKHWLLEE; encoded by the exons ATGTCAGGTGCGACCACTCTCTTGCATCGCTCCCCTTTTCCCTTCTCTCCCAAACCTCATAGGTCTCTCAAACCCATCTCTATTCCCGCATTTTCCACCTCAAATTTGGCTTTCTCTGGTGGATTTTCCTCCGAGAAATTTGTGTTCCGGAAAAACAGAGTCGGAGGTCCACTTACCATGACTGAGTTGGTTAGAACTTCTGCCTTCAGGGACGGTAATGACGATGAAGGTGCTACGATGATTGAAGAAGAGGCTTTCATCACTGGGTCATCAGAGTTTCCCGCGGATATTGTGGCTGGTGGGCTTGAAGCCACTCTCAATCGTCTG AGCAAGTGGCTCGTTGCTGCTCTTTTTGGTATTGTCATTCTTTGGAGGCATGATGCGGAGTCCTTGTGGGCTGCTATGGGTTCTGTCTTAAATACTGTGCTCTCTGTTACACTAAAACAGATACTAAATCAGGAGCGACCCGTTTCTGCTTTAAGATCTGGTCCAGGGATGCCGTCTTCACATGCGCAATCCATCTTCTTCACTGTTGTGTTTACCATTCTATCTG TGGTGGAATGGCTGGGGATAAATGGACTAACGTTGACAATCAGTGGGCTTGCCCTGGCACTTGGATCATATCTT TCATGGCTACGAGTTTCACAACAATTTCACACAATTAGCCAAGTGCTCGTGGGTTCTGCAGTGGGTTCCGTTTTCTGCATTTTATGGCTTTGGTCATGGGAAGCTTTTGTTCTGAACGCATATACCTCCTATTTGTGGGTTCGAGTTCTTGTTATTGTTGGAGCCGTGGGATTTTGTCTGGGATTTGTTTTACATGTGATTAAGCATTGGCTTCTAGAGGAATGA
- the LOC117913601 gene encoding lipid phosphate phosphatase epsilon 2, chloroplastic isoform X2 has translation MSGATTLLHRSPFPFSPKPHRSLKPISIPAFSTSNLAFSGGFSSEKFVFRKNRVGGPLTMTELVRTSAFRDGNDDEGATMIEEEAFITGSSEFPADIVAGGLEATLNRLILNQERPVSALRSGPGMPSSHAQSIFFTVVFTILSVVEWLGINGLTLTISGLALALGSYLSWLRVSQQFHTISQVLVGSAVGSVFCILWLWSWEAFVLNAYTSYLWVRVLVIVGAVGFCLGFVLHVIKHWLLEE, from the exons ATGTCAGGTGCGACCACTCTCTTGCATCGCTCCCCTTTTCCCTTCTCTCCCAAACCTCATAGGTCTCTCAAACCCATCTCTATTCCCGCATTTTCCACCTCAAATTTGGCTTTCTCTGGTGGATTTTCCTCCGAGAAATTTGTGTTCCGGAAAAACAGAGTCGGAGGTCCACTTACCATGACTGAGTTGGTTAGAACTTCTGCCTTCAGGGACGGTAATGACGATGAAGGTGCTACGATGATTGAAGAAGAGGCTTTCATCACTGGGTCATCAGAGTTTCCCGCGGATATTGTGGCTGGTGGGCTTGAAGCCACTCTCAATCGTCTG ATACTAAATCAGGAGCGACCCGTTTCTGCTTTAAGATCTGGTCCAGGGATGCCGTCTTCACATGCGCAATCCATCTTCTTCACTGTTGTGTTTACCATTCTATCTG TGGTGGAATGGCTGGGGATAAATGGACTAACGTTGACAATCAGTGGGCTTGCCCTGGCACTTGGATCATATCTT TCATGGCTACGAGTTTCACAACAATTTCACACAATTAGCCAAGTGCTCGTGGGTTCTGCAGTGGGTTCCGTTTTCTGCATTTTATGGCTTTGGTCATGGGAAGCTTTTGTTCTGAACGCATATACCTCCTATTTGTGGGTTCGAGTTCTTGTTATTGTTGGAGCCGTGGGATTTTGTCTGGGATTTGTTTTACATGTGATTAAGCATTGGCTTCTAGAGGAATGA